The Rhodospirillaceae bacterium DNA window GAGGACCTAAGTGGCGTGCTTTACGATCCTCTGCAGGATGCCTGGCGCTTAAGCCGCCGCGTGGACGTCAACTACATGGCTTTTGCCACTCGCAAAAATCCGTCCACGTGACAAAACTGACAACATGTCAAAGGAAAGCCGTGCATTCATGACGCATCTAGACGATGCACGCGCCCCTTCCGATTGGGTGATCCGATTTGCGCGTCACATTCACAAAGGCGGCGACGTTCTTGACCTTGCCTGTGGCAGCGGTCGCCATACAAAACTTCTTCTGGAAGCGGGGCATCCGGTCATCGCTCTCGACCGGAACCTCGACCGGCTGGGGGAACTCCGCCAGCACGCCAGGGTCGAAGCCGTCGAAGCTGACCTTGAGGTGGGGCAGGCATGGCCCTTTTCCGGGCGGCGTTTTGCTGGAATTGTGGTTACGAATTACCTTCATCGGCCGCTGTTCCAAAACCTCGCCGACGCCCTGGAAGACAATGGCGTGTTGATCTATGAAACCTTCGCCCAGGGAAATGAGCGATTTGGCCGCCCAAAAAACCCGGACTATCTCTTGCGGGATGGGGAGCTTTTGCACGTCTTTGCCGATCCGCTTTACATCCTCGCTTACGAACAGGTCGAACGCGGCGCACCAAATCCGGCAGTTCTGCAACGCGTCGCCGCCATCAAGAATCCCAGCCACTGGCATTAGCCGGAAGGCTTCGCCTTTGAACTGAGAACGAACGACCGGTCATGTTGAAGGGACGGAATTTTTTGTCGTGCCGCCGCCACCTTCGAAGGATCGATCCCGGCCAGAACGATGCCCGAATGGTCGCCGCCATCACCAAGCACCTCTCCCCAGGGATCGACAATCAACGCATGGCCGAAGGTCTGTCGCCGCCCATGGCTTCCGCATTGGGCGGGCGCAAAAATATAGGCCCCGTTTTCGATTGCCCGGGAACGAAGCAATGCGTGCCAATGGGCCTTGCCGGTGACGCGCGTAAAGGCGGAGGGGACGGCAAAATAACTTGCGCCAGCCTTGGCAAGGGCCCGGTAAAGATGTGGAAAGCGCAGGTCATAGCAAATGGTCAGCCCGACATCACCCCAGGGGGTTTTGGCCAGCACGGCCCGATCTCCGGAACGGTAACTATCTGATTCTTTGTAGGATTCGCCATTTTCAAGATCGGCGTCGAACATGTGGATCTTGTCATAACGCGCGACGATTTGGCCCGTACCATCGAGAAGAAACGAACGGTTCGCCACATCGCCTTCGTCCAATTGAACGGCAAGCGAGCCTACCAGCAACCAGGCATTCGTCTCTTTCGCCAGACTGCAAAAATGCGCGAGGGCCGGATGAGTTTCTTCTGGCTTCGCATGGGCAATCAGCCCTTTTCGCCCAGCGTCCATCATGGCGACATTTTCCGGAAGCAGGATGAAATCCGCGCCCTTTTCCCGCGCCTTTAAAACAAGGATCGAGGCGGCGGCAAGATTGGGCGCAAGGCTCGAACCCGCGTTCGTCTGGATACAGGCAACAACGAAAGGCTTTGTCATCAAGCAATCTCCAAAGGCACAGCCGACCGCATGCCAAATCTACCTGATCACACGGGCAAGCGTCAGCACATCGACCCCGACCGCGCCCGCATCAAGCAGGGCTTCCGCGCAAGCCTCCATCGTCGCCCCGGTGGTCAGAACGTCATCGATCAGAAGCACCTGCCGTCCGGCAAGCACCGCTTCGCGACCGGGACGCAAGGCGAAGGCGCCTTGCACATTGCGCCGCCGCGCGGCGGGATTGAGCCTGCCTTGCGAAGGCGTGCGGCGCAACCGCACAAGCAAATCGGCGGCAATGGGAACGCCGCTAAGGCGCGACAGCGAACGAGCCATTAAAACCGATTGATTGAAACGCCGCTGGAAAAGACGTGTCCAGTGAAGCGGCACCGGCACCAGCAAATCCGCGTCCAAAAGAAGCTCCCGACCCGCGCGCGCAAGCCAGCGACCAAAGGCCGGCGCACCATGCACCCGATCCCCGTGTTTGAACCCAAGCACCAGATCCCGCGCCGGCGACGCATAACGCATCACGGCCCGGCCCCTGCCATAGACCGGGCGGCGATCAAGGCAGGCTGCGCAAATCGCCGCTTCGCCAGGGTCGAATTCAAAGGGATAGCCGCAAATATCGCAAAAAGGCTTCGCCAGAAAATTTATTTCCTCCCAACAGGACGCGCAAAGGGTGCCTTGCTGACCAATCGTCACCCCACAGGCCAGGCATTGTGGCGGCAAAAGAAAGTCAAGCACCCGATCGCCGAAACGACGCAAGCCGACACGCTGTTCGAGACTGTCCATCAGAAGAAAGCCTGACTGCCAACGAAGGAATTTGTCAATCTTTCTCCGCGACCTCCCTTTCTCCGCGACCTCCCCTTCTCCGCGACCGCCAAGGCTTCCGCTTCGCCTGTACGGGCGCGCGTGCCATAATTTTGCCATGCCAAATGAAATGTCCGATGCAAGAAGCCTGTTTGATCGCGGTCTGGTTCAACAACACCGGGAACGGGCCGCCAAAGATTTCGACAGCTACGATTTTCTGTTTCGCGAGGTCGCAGAACGGCTTGCCGATCGCCTGGACGACGTGCTTCGTGACTTTCCCGATGTTCTTGACCTTGGCTGTCACGCGGGCCATCTCGCCCGCCACGTCCAAAAACGGCGCGGTGTGCAACAGGTGGTCGCGTGCGATCTTTCGCCGGCAATGGTGGCACGCGCGGCGGCCCAGGACGACAAATCCCGCTTCCTTGTCGCAGATGAAGAAGGCCTGCCCTTTGGCGAGCGGCGTTTCGACCTTGTGCTGAGCTGCCTCAACCTCCATTGGACAAACGACCTGCCGGGGGCGCTTATCCAAATTCGTCGCTGTCTGAAACCGGGCGGCCTTTTCCTGGGCGCGATGTTTGGCGGCGAAACCCTGAAAGAACTGTACCAGGCCTTTCTCGTTTCAGAATCGGAAGGCGGTGGCGGCATCAGCCCACGAATCTCTCCCTTCACGGAAGTCCGCGACGCGGGCCAGCTTCTGCAACGCGCAGGCTTCATCGAACCTGTCTCCGACAGCGACACGTTGACCGTGACCTATCCAAACAGCCGCCGCCTGCTAACAGATCTGCGCGGCATGGGCGAAACGAACGCCCTTCACGCACGAAGGCGAAACTTTACCCCGCGTGGGACGCTTGCGCGCATGACGAAGCTTTACGAAGACCGCTTTCGCAATGAAGAGGGCCGCCTGCCGGCAACGTTTCAAATTGTCTATTTGACTGGATGGATCGCGAACACGCCCAAGGACGTGACTTAAACCACGTGACTTAAACCACGTGACTTAAACCACGGGGCTTTCGCCAACCAGTTCGGCAATCTCTCCCAGGATCGCCGAGAAGTCATAATCTTTTGGCGTATAGACGCGCGCGACCCCCATGTCTTTCATCTGTTTCGCGTCTTCTGGCGGAATGATCCCGCCAACGATGAGCGGCACGTCCGCAATGCCTGCCTCTCGCATCTGTTCAAGAACGCTTTCCACCAGCGCCAGATGCGAACCGGAAAGAATGGAAAGCCCAATGACATGCACGCCCTCTTCAACCGCCGCGACGACAATCTGGGCAGGCGTCAGGCGGATGCCCTCGTAAATGACCTCCATGCCGGCATCCCGCGCCCGAAGCGCTAATTGCTCCGCCCCGCTTGAATGGCCGTCGAGGCCCGGCTTGCCAACAAGGAATTTGATCCGCTGGCCGAGCTTCTTTGAAACCGCCTCCACCCGCTCCCGAACCACCTGAAAGTCAGCCGGTTTGCGAATGACGCTGACGGCCCCCTGAACGCCCGTTGGCGCACGATATTCGCCGAAAACCTCGCGAAGCAGACCACCCCATTCGCCCGTCGTTACACCGGCATGGGCGCACGCAATCGAAGGGATCATGATATTCTGCCCCTCCTCCGCAGCGCTGCGAAGTTCCCCTAACGCCGCCGCAACGGCCCCATCGTCGCGGGCGTCCCGCCATGCGCGCAAGCGCGCAATCTGCGCTTCCTCGGCCTTTGAATCCGGCG harbors:
- a CDS encoding amidohydrolase, with protein sequence MTKPFVVACIQTNAGSSLAPNLAAASILVLKAREKGADFILLPENVAMMDAGRKGLIAHAKPEETHPALAHFCSLAKETNAWLLVGSLAVQLDEGDVANRSFLLDGTGQIVARYDKIHMFDADLENGESYKESDSYRSGDRAVLAKTPWGDVGLTICYDLRFPHLYRALAKAGASYFAVPSAFTRVTGKAHWHALLRSRAIENGAYIFAPAQCGSHGRRQTFGHALIVDPWGEVLGDGGDHSGIVLAGIDPSKVAAARQKIPSLQHDRSFVLSSKAKPSG
- a CDS encoding amidophosphoribosyltransferase codes for the protein MDSLEQRVGLRRFGDRVLDFLLPPQCLACGVTIGQQGTLCASCWEEINFLAKPFCDICGYPFEFDPGEAAICAACLDRRPVYGRGRAVMRYASPARDLVLGFKHGDRVHGAPAFGRWLARAGRELLLDADLLVPVPLHWTRLFQRRFNQSVLMARSLSRLSGVPIAADLLVRLRRTPSQGRLNPAARRRNVQGAFALRPGREAVLAGRQVLLIDDVLTTGATMEACAEALLDAGAVGVDVLTLARVIR
- a CDS encoding SAM-dependent methyltransferase encodes the protein MTHLDDARAPSDWVIRFARHIHKGGDVLDLACGSGRHTKLLLEAGHPVIALDRNLDRLGELRQHARVEAVEADLEVGQAWPFSGRRFAGIVVTNYLHRPLFQNLADALEDNGVLIYETFAQGNERFGRPKNPDYLLRDGELLHVFADPLYILAYEQVERGAPNPAVLQRVAAIKNPSHWH
- a CDS encoding SAM-dependent methyltransferase; this encodes MPNEMSDARSLFDRGLVQQHRERAAKDFDSYDFLFREVAERLADRLDDVLRDFPDVLDLGCHAGHLARHVQKRRGVQQVVACDLSPAMVARAAAQDDKSRFLVADEEGLPFGERRFDLVLSCLNLHWTNDLPGALIQIRRCLKPGGLFLGAMFGGETLKELYQAFLVSESEGGGGISPRISPFTEVRDAGQLLQRAGFIEPVSDSDTLTVTYPNSRRLLTDLRGMGETNALHARRRNFTPRGTLARMTKLYEDRFRNEEGRLPATFQIVYLTGWIANTPKDVT